In Zalophus californianus isolate mZalCal1 chromosome 4, mZalCal1.pri.v2, whole genome shotgun sequence, the following proteins share a genomic window:
- the LOC118356890 gene encoding probable protein BRICK1 → MLLRCYDQAVAPHQVAAIAGQEDPVQPESHQDWANREYIEVFTSSIKKIADFLNSFDMSCHSRLATLNKKLTALERRIEYIEARVTKGKTLT, encoded by the exons ATGCTACTGAGG TGTTATGATCAGGCAGTGGCTCCTCATCAGGTGGCAGCCATTGCGGGTCAAGAGGATCCAGTGCAGCCGGAGAGTCACCAGGACTGGGCGAACCGGGAATACATTGAAGTCTTCACCAGCAGCATCAAGAAAATCGCGGACTTTCTCAACTCATTTGATATGTCTTGTCATTCAAGACTTGCAACACTAAACAAGAAATTGACAGCCCTCGAACGGAGAATAGAGTACATTGAAGCACGGGTGACAAAAGGTAAGACCCTTACCTAG